Proteins encoded by one window of Primulina huaijiensis isolate GDHJ02 chromosome 1, ASM1229523v2, whole genome shotgun sequence:
- the LOC140971043 gene encoding chaperone protein dnaJ 11, chloroplastic-like, giving the protein MADTPPMVTTVALDRKSLYEVLQVKHNASQREIKTAYRTLAKLYHPDATSRFMDSSVAATSTDGGDFIEIHNAYATLSDPDARAVYDFNLNVGLRRRLSSERLYRSRRWETDQCW; this is encoded by the coding sequence ATGGCGGATACGCCGCCGATGGTCACCACGGTGGCTTTGGACAGGAAGAGTCTGTACGAGGTTCTACAAGTCAAGCACAACGCGTCTCAGAGGGAGATCAAGACTGCCTATCGTACGCTCGCCAAGCTGTACCACCCCGATGCTACCTCCCGCTTTATGGACTCCTCGGTTGCTGCTACGTCTACCGACGGCGGTGATTTTATAGAGATCCACAACGCCTACGCCACGTTGTCTGATCCTGACGCGAGAGCTGTTTACGACTTTAATTTGAACGTCGGTTTGAGACGGAGATTGTCCTCTGAGAGATTGTATCGTAGCCGCAGGTGGGAGACGGATCAGTGCTGGTGA